One part of the Solanum dulcamara chromosome 3, daSolDulc1.2, whole genome shotgun sequence genome encodes these proteins:
- the LOC129882976 gene encoding kinesin-like protein KIN-14I, with product MAADGALSFSVTSVVEDVLQQHGNNSRSRNLDLDARKAEEAARRRYDAAAWIRKIVGIVGAKSLPAEPSEEEFRFGLRSGMILCNVLNRIQPGAVPKVVESPCDSAIISDGPALSAYQYFENVRNFLVAVQELGIPLFEASDLEQGGKSSRIVNCVLGLKSYSDWKLEGGTGVWKFGGNIKSNASVKQIVRKNSEPFTNSLSRSMYEKPINGACIEAEKNKTSSSSLSMLVRAILTDKKPEEVPNLVESVLNKVVQEFEHRVASKIELSKETTDYSTGSCGNKSLVRHTSDSAKVDQRNVTLEKKVDSLPDEELERRYVKQYNIVDQQQRDIKNLKQTLSTTKAGMQFMQMKFHEEMHNIGMHINGLAHAASGYHRVLEENRKLYNQVQDLKGSIRVYCRVRPFLPGQSNSASCVDHIEDGTITISIPSKNGRGRKSFNFNKVFGSCSTQGEVFSDTQPLIRSVLDGYNVCIFAYGQTGSGKTYTMTGPNNLTEQSQGVNYRALGDLFLLAEQRKDTVHYDVSVQMIEIYNEQVKDLLISDGVNKRLEIRSASQGLTVPDASLIRVASTCDVIDLMNLGQKNRSVGATALNDRSSRSHSCLTVHVQGRNLASGAILRGCMHLVDLAGSERVNKSEVTGDRLKEAQHINKSLSALGDVISALAQKNAHVPYRNSKLTQLLQDSLGGQAKTLMFVHISPEPEAVGETISTLKFAERVSTVELGAARVNKDSTDVKELKEQIATLKAALAKKEEESVPMHHKVMSSPCGMQSSPIQSNPQKREILADSNIQRRPMDDVGNIEISSNSAFRQKRPSYDLDELLGNSPPWPPVNIPCENYIGYDKDMGTGEWVDKVMVNKQDSIHGVGKPFGYWESENGMSDAFAQKYLSESSKLCQEKSSNLFPLSDHFDITPADELEEFDATTSDSSEPDLLWQFNNSKLKSLTNGNESKIQRSNPKHAKSPETRTMPYKVGPSPSRKTNGIGHTPQRNGRHAMPTEIKRKAGNRK from the exons ATGGCGGCCGATGGAGCATTGTCTTTCTCGGTGACGTCTGTAGTAGAGGATGTTCTTCAGCAGCATGGTAACAACAGCCGATCAAGAAATCTTGATTTGGATGCCCGTAAAGCAGAAGAAGCTG CAAGAAGGAGGTATGACGCAGCAGCGTGGATAAGAAAGATAGTTGGAATTGTGGGAGCTAAAAGTTTGCCAGCTGAACCATCTGAGGAAGAGTTCAGGTTTGGTTTAAGGAGTGGAATGATACTTTGCAATGTACTCAATAGAATTCAACCTGGGGCTGTGCCCAAG GTTGTTGAAAGTCCATGTGACTCTGCAATTATCTCAGATGGACCTGCTTTGTCTGCATACCAGTACTTTGAGAATGTCAGAAATTTTTTAGTTGCTGTGCAGGAATTGGGGATTCCCTTGTTTGAGGCATCTGATCTTGAGCAG GGAGGAAAATCATCAAGGATTGTGAATTGTGTTTTGGGACTTAAATCCTACAGTGATTGGAAGCTAGAAGGTGGTACCGGAGTCTGGAAATTTGGTggaaatataaaatcaaatgcATCAGTGAAACAAATTGTGCGGAAAAATTCTGAGCCATTCACAAATTCTTTGTCAAGGAGTATGTATGAGAAACCTATAAATGGTGCATGCATTGAAGCTGAAAAAAACAAAACG TCCAGCTCTTCCTTGAGCATGCTTGTTCGTGCAATTCTAACTGATAAGAAGCCAGAAGAGGTTCCTAAC CTTGTGGAGTCGGTGTTAAATAAGGTTGTTCAGGAATTTGAGCATCGTGTTGCAAGCAAAATTGAACTG AGTAAAGAAACTACAGATTATTCAACTGGTTCTTGTGGTAACAAATCCCTCGTGAGACATACTTCTGATAGTGCAAAG GTTGACCAAAGGAACGTGACCCTAGAGAAGAAAGTGGACTCCTTGCCAGATGAAGAACTTGAAAGAAGATACGTGAAGCAATACAACATTGTTGACCAACAGCAAAGAGACATTAAG AACCTGAAGCAAACTCTTTCAACTACGAAAGCGGGTATGCAGTTCATGCAGATGAAGTTTCATGAGGAAATGCATAACATTG GCATGCACATAAATGGCCTAGCTCATGCAGCTTCTGGTTATCATAGAGTTCTTGAAGAAAATCGCAAGCTTTATAATCAAGTTCAGGACCTTAAAG GAAGCATAAGGGTTTACTGTCGAGTAAGACCCTTTTTGCCCGGGCAATCTAATTCTGCTAGTTGTGTGGATCACATAGAAGATGGTACCATTACAATTAGTATTCCATCAAAGAATGGCAGAGGGAGAAAGTCTTTCAACTTCAATAAAGTATTTGGATCTTGCTCAACTCAAG GCGAAGTATTTTCTGATACGCAACCACTGATAAGATCAGTTCTTGATGGCTATAATGTCTGCATTTTTGCTTATGGCCAAACAGGATCAGGAAAAACCTACACAATG ACAGGACCTAACAATCTCACCGAACAAAGTCAAGGAGTAAACTACAGGGCTTTAGGTGATCTATTCCTTCTTGCAGAACAAAGAAAGGATACCGTCCACTATGATGTGTCTGTGCAGATGATCGAGATATACAATGAGCAAGTTAAGGATCTCCTAATTTCTGATGGTGTAAATAAAAG GTTAGAAATACGTAGTGCTTCTCAAGGACTAACTGTACCAGATGCAAGCTTGATTCGTGTGGCTTCAACTTGTGACGTTATCGATCTGATGAATCTAGGGCAGAAGAATCGTTCAGTGGGTGCAACAGCACTCAATGACCGTAGTAGTCGCTCTCACAG TTGCCTAACAGTGCATGTTCAGGGAAGAAACTTGGCTTCTGGAGCTATTCTTCGTGGTTGTATGCATTTGGTTGATCTTGCAGGAAGTGAGAGAGTGAACAAATCTGAAGTAACAGGAGATAGACTTAAAGAGGCTCAGCACATTAACAAGTCTCTTTCAGCTTTGGGTGATGTTATCTCTGCTCTTGCCCAAAAGAATGCACATGTCCCGTACCGTAACAGCAAACTTACACAGCTTCTGCAAGACTCACTAG GTGGGCAAGCCAAAACTTTGATGTTCGTTCACATTAGCCCTGAACCTGAAGCAGTAGGAGAAACAATTAGCACACTTAAATTTGCAGAACGTGTTTCTACTGTTGAACTAGGCGCCGCACGAGTAAATAAAGACTCTACAGATGTCAAAGAGCTCAAAGAGCag ATTGCAACTCTGAAAGCAGCACTAGCGAAAAAGGAAGAGGAGTCGGTCCCCATGCACCATAAGGTAATGAGCAGTCCATGTGGCATGCAGTCATCACCCATTCAATCCAACCCACAGAAAAGAGAAATTCTAGCGGATTCAAATATCCAGAGGAGACCAATGGACGATGTAGGCAACATAGAG ATATCTAGTAATTCAGCATTCAGACAAAAGAGGCCAAGCTATGATCTTGATGAGTTACTTGGAAATTCCCCTCCCTGGCCACCAGTCAACATTCCTTGTGAAAACTACATAGGATACGATAAAGACATGGGCACAGGTGAGTGGGTAGACAAAGTCATGGTGAACAAACAGGACTCTATCCATGGTGTGGGGAAGCCCTTTGGATATTGGGAATCTGAAAATGGCATGTCTGATGCCTTTGCTCAGAAATATCTTTCAGAATCATCTAAATTGTGCCAAGAAAAATCAAGTAATCTTTTCCCATTGAGTGACCACTTTGACATCACTCCTGCTGATGAGCTGGAAGAATTTGATGCTACGACTAGTGATTCGTCTGAGCCAGATTTGCTTTGGCAATTCAATAATTCCAAACTAAAAAGTTTGACCAATGGGAATGAGTCAAAGATCCAGAGATCAAATCCAAAGCATGCGAAGAGCCCAGAAACAAG GACCATGCCTTACAAAGTAGGGCCTTCACCATCACGAAAGACAAATGGAATTGGCCACACACCTCAGCGGAATGGGAGGCACGCCATGCCAACTGAAATTAAGCGAAAAGCAGGAAACAGGAAGTAG